The following are encoded together in the Magnetospirillum gryphiswaldense MSR-1 v2 genome:
- a CDS encoding IS5 family transposase (programmed frameshift): MDGEILRDDQWDRLREFVPGGRKGKRGPRSDARRFLDAILWLARSGARWRDLPEDRFGPYQTVKRRYYRWIEQGVFDRIFAAVSSDPDMEWIAIDATVIRAQVQAAGARPKKGGQEAQALGRSRGGFGTKIHAVVDALGLPVRFELGPGQQNDMAPAHELIDGLKAEQVLADKAYDADSFCEKIEDQGARVVIPPRRHRKLPRDYDCIAYKNRWGIEGFFAKLKQWRRIATRYDKLAVNFLGFIKLASIMLWLK; this comes from the exons GTGGACGGCGAAATTCTCCGGGACGATCAGTGGGACCGCTTGCGTGAGTTTGTGCCCGGTGGGCGCAAGGGTAAGCGCGGTCCGCGCAGTGATGCGCGGCGGTTTCTCGATGCAATTTTGTGGCTGGCGCGATCAGGGGCGCGTTGGCGCGATTTGCCCGAGGATCGTTTTGGCCCGTACCAGACCGTCAAGCGGCGCTATTACCGCTGGATCGAGCAAGGGGTGTTCGATCGGATCTTCGCGGCGGTGTCGAGTGATCCCGACATGGAATGGATCGCCATCGACGCGACCGTCATCCGCGCTCAGGTCCAAGCTGCCGGGGCGCGAC CAAAAAAGGGGGGGCAGGAAGCCCAGGCTCTCGGACGTTCACGCGGCGGCTTCGGAACCAAAATCCACGCTGTAGTCGATGCATTGGGGCTGCCGGTGCGCTTCGAACTGGGACCGGGCCAGCAGAACGACATGGCTCCGGCACACGAACTGATTGACGGCCTCAAGGCGGAACAGGTGCTTGCCGACAAGGCCTATGACGCGGATAGCTTTTGCGAGAAAATCGAAGATCAGGGCGCTCGTGTCGTCATCCCGCCGCGCCGCCACCGCAAGCTGCCTCGTGACTATGATTGCATCGCCTATAAGAACCGTTGGGGCATCGAAGGCTTCTTTGCCAAGCTCAAGCAATGGCGCCGAATCGCTACGCGTTATGACAAACTTGCTGTCAACTTTCTGGGCTTCATCAAACTCGCAAGCATCATGCTCTGGCTGAAGTGA
- the efp gene encoding elongation factor P, translating to MKINANLIRVGNIIENNGKQWAVLKTQIVQPGKGGAFITVEMRDIRTGTKTNERWRTADTVEKCNVEEKDCTFLFVDGDALTFMDQENFEQFNLTREVLGDAAAFLQDGMQVAVDFIEGSPVSVSLPEKVTMTVVEADPVVKGQTASSSYKPAKLENGLKILVPPFIAEGEKIIVNTGDCSYVERAK from the coding sequence ATGAAAATCAACGCCAACCTGATCCGCGTCGGCAACATCATCGAGAACAACGGCAAGCAATGGGCCGTGCTGAAGACGCAGATCGTTCAGCCCGGCAAGGGCGGCGCCTTCATCACCGTCGAAATGCGCGACATCCGCACCGGCACCAAGACCAACGAACGGTGGCGCACCGCCGACACCGTGGAAAAGTGCAATGTCGAGGAAAAGGACTGCACCTTCCTGTTCGTCGATGGCGATGCGCTGACTTTCATGGACCAGGAGAACTTCGAGCAGTTCAACCTGACCCGCGAAGTGTTGGGTGATGCCGCCGCCTTCTTGCAGGACGGCATGCAGGTGGCCGTCGATTTCATCGAAGGTTCGCCGGTTTCGGTCAGCCTGCCGGAAAAGGTGACCATGACCGTGGTCGAGGCCGACCCGGTGGTCAAGGGCCAGACCGCGTCGTCGTCGTACAAGCCGGCCAAGCTGGAAAACGGCTTGAAGATTTTGGTGCCGCCGTTCATCGCCGAAGGCGAGAAGATCATCGTCAATACGGGCGATTGCTCGTATGTCGAACGCGCCAAGTAA
- a CDS encoding inositol monophosphatase family protein has translation MIVRSPILNVMMAAARKAGRGMVRDFGEVEKLQVSKKGTSDFVSSADIKAEKSLRQELSKARPGFGFLLEEGGEIAGDDKSHRWIIDPIDGTTNFIHGIPHFAVSIGLERDGEMIVGVVYEPISDSMFHAEKGGGTFLNEWRLRVSARRDLNESVLATGIPHRGRPGHQTFIKELTAAMEQTAGIRRFGSAALDLAYVAAGRCEGFWESGLKPWDIAAGIVLVKEAGGYVSDFTGRSSMLETGDVVAGNDKLHAKLLSMLRQARG, from the coding sequence GTGATCGTTCGTTCCCCCATTCTCAATGTCATGATGGCCGCCGCCCGCAAGGCGGGGCGCGGAATGGTGCGCGATTTCGGCGAAGTCGAGAAGTTGCAGGTGTCGAAAAAAGGGACCTCCGATTTCGTCTCGTCCGCCGACATCAAGGCGGAAAAGTCGCTCCGGCAGGAGCTGTCCAAGGCCCGTCCCGGCTTCGGCTTCCTGCTGGAAGAAGGCGGCGAGATCGCTGGCGACGACAAAAGCCATCGCTGGATCATCGATCCCATCGACGGCACCACCAATTTCATCCACGGCATCCCCCATTTCGCCGTGTCCATCGGCCTGGAACGCGACGGCGAAATGATCGTCGGTGTCGTCTACGAGCCGATTTCCGATTCCATGTTCCACGCGGAAAAGGGCGGCGGCACCTTCTTGAATGAATGGCGCCTGCGTGTTTCCGCCCGTCGCGATCTGAACGAATCGGTGCTGGCCACCGGTATTCCCCATCGCGGTCGGCCCGGTCACCAGACCTTCATCAAGGAACTGACCGCCGCCATGGAGCAGACCGCCGGTATCCGCCGCTTCGGCTCGGCCGCGCTGGATCTGGCCTATGTGGCCGCCGGTCGCTGCGAAGGCTTCTGGGAAAGCGGCCTGAAGCCCTGGGACATTGCCGCCGGCATCGTCCTGGTCAAGGAAGCGGGCGGTTATGTCAGCGACTTCACCGGTCGCTCGTCCATGCTGGAAACCGGCGATGTGGTTGCCGGCAATGACAAGTTGCACGCCAAGTTGCTGTCCATGCTGCGTCAGGCGCGCGGTTGA